AGACGCCATGCCCAAAAGCGGCTCAATTACAGTCTCCCTGCGGCCTGAAGGATCCTGGGTTGTGCTTGAGGTTGCGGACACCGGGAAAGGCATGTCCGAGGAGACGCGGATGCGCTGCTTCGAGCCCTTCTTCTCGACGAAGGAGGGTCGCGGGCGCGGCCTGGGCCTAGCGGTGACCTACGGCATCATCAAGCGCCACAAGGGGAAGATTGACGTGGCAAGCGCGCCAGACGAGGGGACGACGTTCACAATCCGCCTGCCCACATACCAGAGGAGCGCCGAGGAGAACGTTATGAAGTCCCTAGGAACCTCCGCACGACCACTCTCGCTCCTTGTGGTGGAGGACGAAGAGGACATCAGGTTCATGCTTTCGCAGTTCATCTCGAGGGACGGGCATACGGCGGTGACGGCGAAGGACGGGCGCGAGGGGTTCGACCTCTTCCGGAGCCGGGCGTAAGACCTGGTAATCACCGACCGGGCCATGCCGGGGATGAACGGGGACGAGCTCGCCGCCCGGGTGAAAAAGGTCTCCCCAAAGACGCCGGTCTTCTTACTCACGGGATTTGGGGACATCCTGAACGCCTCTGGGGAGAAGCCTACGAACGTGGATATGGTGCTGGGCAAGCCGGTTACGATGGCCGCTTTGCGCGAAGCGGTGGAGAAGGTGACAAAGAGGAAGTTGGCGCCGGTGGCCGGGTAGCGCCGCGGGCTTTTCCCCAGGCACGGGAGAGGTCTCCAGGGGTGTTGACGTTGGCGAATGAGTCGCGCCACCGGGGAAGACGGGACAGGTCGGCTTCGCGAACCCACCGGACATCTAGGAGCGCCAGCAGGCTCTGCATACTACGTGTCCCTGAGGTAAGCGCCTGGAGGCCGGCTTTGGCGGCGGGGGTTGCGCGGTAGATGGCATGGAGCGGCTGGGGACGGCGCGAGATGACGGGAACGGCGGCCTCATGGAGAGGGGTGAGCAGCCCGGTGAGAGCGTCCAGCACCTGGGGCGAGACGAGGGGGAGATCGCAGGAGAGGATAGCGGCGACAGGGTAGCGCGCCTTTCGCAGACCGGCGACGGCGGCAGAGAGGGGCCCTTGGCCGGGGAAGAGGTCCTTGACGAGTCGCACCCCTTTGGGGAGAGGCACGGGCGCGCGGCCATCCCTGGTGACGACGATGCAATCGTCGGTCAGGCCGGAGAGGCGAGCGAGGATATGGGTGAGCATGGGCCGGCCCTGGAATGGGAGAGCGGCCTTGGGGCGGCCCATGCGGCGCCCTTGGCCGCCGGCCAGGATGACCAGGCTCAGCTGTGATTTCGGCATGCGCCTATGGTACGCGCATCATCTCGGGTTTGCTTATCGAGCGGGGTTCCTTTCTTGGAGATTCGCGGTGGGAGAGGGCGCAGGCGGCGGACGGCGGTCCCTTCATGACGGGACGAGTGAGGCGCGGGTGCGAGAATGGAGCGTCCGCCGGAGGCGGACTGGGAATCTTGCCGAGGCAAGAGCAGCCTACGTTCCCATGGCGACAGTTGTCTGCCAGCCAATCCCGCTTGTGAGCCTGCGGTAGTTCGAAGAGACGCACAGCCCATCGGCGCAAGCGCCTTATGGGCGGCGGCCGTTCACCGGGAGACCGCTGGGCAGCCGATGAACCCACGTGCCACATCCGGATCGATCCTCCTTTGCCTCCGCCGTTTCATGGCGCGTCGCGGCTTCCCTGGCCAGGGGAAGGGCTACGCGCCATTGCCGCCTATACCCTTCACTTTCAGTATAAGCATCAGCGTCAAGAGCGGGAGGTCAGGATGTTTATCCA
The Chloroflexota bacterium DNA segment above includes these coding regions:
- a CDS encoding molybdenum cofactor guanylyltransferase; protein product: MPKSQLSLVILAGGQGRRMGRPKAALPFQGRPMLTHILARLSGLTDDCIVVTRDGRAPVPLPKGVRLVKDLFPGQGPLSAAVAGLRKARYPVAAILSCDLPLVSPQVLDALTGLLTPLHEAAVPVISRRPQPLHAIYRATPAAKAGLQALTSGTRSMQSLLALLDVRWVREADLSRLPRWRDSFANVNTPGDLSRAWGKARGATRPPAPTSSLSPSPPLRAKRPS
- a CDS encoding response regulator, translated to MPGMNGDELAARVKKVSPKTPVFLLTGFGDILNASGEKPTNVDMVLGKPVTMAALREAVEKVTKRKLAPVAG